The DNA region CACCTGTTGAGCGTTGCAGCCGGAGACAATGGTTACACGGCGCAGTGTGTCGTGGATGTATGATAATCAGAGGACAGAGCACGGCAGTCGGAGATAGGACCGGTTCCTTCTGGTTTCCCCGCTGCCTGATACCTGTCTTCTGGGGGCCATTATGGATATCAAAACCCTGATCCAAATAAACGACCATCTCTGGGAGATACCGATGCAGGGAGGCATGCATGTTCCCGGAAGGATTTTCGCGAGCGAGAAACTGGTCCGGGAGATGGTCGAAAAAGTCCGCGAGCAGGTGATGAACGTGGCAATGCTGCCCGGCATCCAGACCGCATCAATGGCCATGCCTGACGCCCACTGGGGATACGGGTTCCCGATCGGTGGTGTGGCTGCATTCGACCCGGAGGAGGGCGGCGTCATCTCGATGGGCGGCGTAGGCTTCGACATCTCCTGTGGCGTGCGTACCATGAAGACCGGGATGACCAGGATGGACGTCATGCCAAGGCTCAAGACGCTGGTCGACCAGTTCTTCAACCGCGTGCCGGCCGGTGTCGGCTCAGAAGGACTGATCAAACTCTCGTCCGGCCAGATCGATGAAATGCTCGTGGGCGGAGCAGAATGGGCCGTGAAAAAAGGATATGGCGTCAAGGACGATCTGCAGTACATTGAAGAGGGGGGAAGAATCGACGGCGCTGAGCCTGCCAACGTTTCCGAAACGGCGAAAACACGGCAGCACCGTGAGATGGGGACCCTCGGGTCGGGCAATCATTACCTCGAGGTGCAGGTTGTGGACGAGATCTATAACGCTAAGGCTGCGCAGGCCATGGGCTTGAACATCGATGACGTCGTGATCTCGGTCCATTGCGGTTCACGAGGTCTCGGCCACCAGATCGGAACGGATGCGCTCAGGAACCTTGCCTACGCCATCCAGAAGTATAAGATCAATATCAGGGACCGCGAATTGGTGTCCGCGCCGATATCTTCACCGGAAGGGCAAACGTATTTCGGCGCCATGTCGGCAGGCATCAACTGCGCCCTTGCCAACCGCCAGATCATCACGCACCTCGTACGGGAGATATACAC from Nitrospirota bacterium includes:
- a CDS encoding RtcB family protein is translated as MDIKTLIQINDHLWEIPMQGGMHVPGRIFASEKLVREMVEKVREQVMNVAMLPGIQTASMAMPDAHWGYGFPIGGVAAFDPEEGGVISMGGVGFDISCGVRTMKTGMTRMDVMPRLKTLVDQFFNRVPAGVGSEGLIKLSSGQIDEMLVGGAEWAVKKGYGVKDDLQYIEEGGRIDGAEPANVSETAKTRQHREMGTLGSGNHYLEVQVVDEIYNAKAAQAMGLNIDDVVISVHCGSRGLGHQIGTDALRNLAYAIQKYKINIRDRELVSAPISSPEGQTYFGAMSAGINCALANRQIITHLVREIYTEVFPEGRITMLYDISHNTCKVETHIVNGKKKRLYVHRKGATRAFGPGEMDLPQEYKDVGQPVLIGGTMGTSSYILAGTKEGMNLAFGSACHGAGRAMSRTQAKKQWHGREIVKELEGRGIMLRGHSYSGIAEEAPESYKDVTEVVEAAHSANLAVKVARVRPLACVKG